Proteins found in one Ktedonobacteraceae bacterium genomic segment:
- a CDS encoding matrixin family metalloprotease produces MHPRRFFSQLLPFCFALMLVSFISTLRSPIIFANYSFDGGYWPNNFAIQYIKDSMTSKDSAGFTNGINAWNNDPYAPVYFVGYSGGNHVEMWDQNDGNDGYDGYSWRDTSSFGCNVNGTTVYVIAYAAAYLNTYYTNQSKYTSGGAVQSVAAHELGHDVGLGHDPNENQLMYATTDRWWVDGINSPQSDDNAGVNAIYSKC; encoded by the coding sequence ATGCATCCTCGTCGCTTCTTCTCACAATTACTACCGTTTTGCTTTGCTCTAATGCTGGTTTCTTTTATAAGTACTCTGCGGTCGCCCATCATCTTTGCAAATTATAGCTTCGATGGTGGTTATTGGCCGAATAATTTTGCAATTCAGTACATCAAAGATTCCATGACGAGCAAGGATAGCGCAGGGTTTACCAATGGTATAAATGCATGGAATAATGATCCTTATGCTCCTGTTTACTTTGTTGGTTATTCAGGTGGGAATCATGTAGAAATGTGGGATCAAAACGATGGTAACGATGGATATGACGGCTATTCATGGAGGGATACTTCGTCTTTTGGTTGCAATGTTAACGGTACTACGGTATATGTAATTGCCTATGCGGCGGCATATTTGAATACCTACTATACAAATCAGAGTAAATATACTAGTGGTGGAGCAGTTCAAAGTGTAGCGGCACACGAACTTGGACATGATGTTGGTTTGGGTCATGATCCCAATGAAAATCAACTTATGTATGCTACTACAGATCGATGGTGGGTTGATGGGATAAATAGCCCTCAAAGTGATGATAACGCTGGTGTTAATGCCATCTATTCCAAATGCTGA
- a CDS encoding serine/threonine-protein kinase, translating into MNAEALIGTVLGTCTLQRLIGQGGMGAVYLAQQSRPRRQVAVKVLLPAAKLKPHQLAAFLERFRRETDAAASLEHPNIMPVHEYGEYDGLAYLVMPYISGGTLRDAMEREGPMSLEKAAFYLDQVAAALDFAHAHGVIHRDIKPANILLTSEGRALLTDFGLVKVIADGQSAQTRLTGEGAPVGTPDYMSPEQVMGDEVDGRADLYSLGVILYQMITGTTPFQGETPMQIAAQQLHTQPASPRLLRPDLPIAVEQVMLRMMAKRPADRFPTGREFALAFRAAMTSVELPSFVATNSASIPATPAHTGSSSLLSRRSGGLLDPQWQSGMFPVVTQDQDRSYATGVLPAANAAMPVRSSGLLSRTGMFPRVGTTGTFAAATANDQVPVTPPGGRSLLGRNQASAYAPAQDLYGQPTLPQVDFNGMPIPFDQMPGSANLTAGVAMFPTASDKQPAILPSAFTQMSPDFKTTSGSLAVPNYEQINGSTTVKLTGPLKIVQVPVAGQPGQYMTGLLSVPTQAPPPAPPTRGFSKKVRIIGLLIALVILLAGGTAGLAFVRSHSSQQSTSLNSGYPAASSTPNLQATTIAQATATAQANIILSDALDQNYHNWPISNSGTKLYQFKNGAYHITNLSDQGVAVVLQAGSYSQPIGYQLTMQEIKGDDTSINNSFGMIIRYSQQTKGNQVINTFYSFEVVNTNNGEYRFYKYDNSKGPSVNPWTLLWHQPFGKEFHQGHTSKSINTVKIFANGSTFTFTVNGKVVGTAKDSSFKAGTVGMLVNLKGTEVAFSDLLITRN; encoded by the coding sequence ATGAACGCTGAAGCATTGATAGGAACGGTACTTGGAACGTGTACACTGCAACGATTGATTGGGCAAGGGGGCATGGGCGCGGTCTACCTGGCCCAGCAATCTCGTCCTCGCCGCCAGGTGGCCGTAAAGGTATTGCTGCCGGCTGCGAAGCTCAAGCCGCACCAGCTGGCCGCTTTCCTGGAACGCTTCCGCCGTGAGACGGACGCAGCCGCCTCGTTGGAGCATCCCAATATCATGCCCGTCCACGAATATGGCGAGTACGATGGACTGGCTTACCTGGTGATGCCCTATATCAGCGGGGGCACGCTGCGCGATGCCATGGAGCGCGAAGGGCCGATGAGCCTGGAGAAAGCTGCCTTCTACCTCGATCAAGTCGCCGCCGCCCTCGATTTCGCTCATGCGCACGGCGTCATCCACCGCGACATCAAGCCTGCCAATATTTTATTGACCTCCGAAGGTCGTGCCTTGCTGACCGATTTCGGCCTCGTCAAAGTGATTGCCGATGGGCAGTCCGCCCAGACTCGCCTCACCGGAGAAGGCGCTCCCGTTGGCACCCCGGACTATATGTCTCCCGAGCAGGTCATGGGAGATGAGGTCGATGGGCGCGCCGACCTCTATTCGTTGGGCGTCATCCTCTACCAGATGATTACCGGCACGACGCCATTTCAGGGCGAGACGCCCATGCAGATTGCGGCGCAGCAGTTGCATACTCAACCCGCTTCGCCTCGCCTGCTGCGCCCCGATTTGCCCATAGCTGTTGAACAGGTCATGCTGCGCATGATGGCCAAACGACCCGCCGACCGCTTCCCGACTGGGCGTGAGTTCGCCCTTGCTTTCCGCGCCGCCATGACCTCCGTGGAACTCCCATCCTTTGTAGCGACGAATTCAGCCTCCATCCCTGCTACTCCTGCCCATACCGGCTCATCGAGCCTGCTCTCCCGGCGTTCAGGTGGGCTGCTCGATCCCCAGTGGCAATCAGGCATGTTTCCGGTAGTGACTCAGGACCAGGACAGGAGCTATGCAACGGGCGTTCTGCCCGCCGCTAATGCCGCTATGCCGGTCCGCTCCTCCGGTCTGCTTTCCAGAACAGGCATGTTTCCCAGGGTCGGAACCACAGGAACCTTCGCGGCAGCCACGGCAAACGACCAGGTACCTGTCACACCGCCTGGCGGGCGTTCCCTACTCGGGCGCAATCAAGCTAGCGCCTATGCTCCAGCCCAGGACCTCTACGGCCAGCCAACGCTGCCACAGGTGGACTTTAACGGCATGCCTATCCCATTCGATCAAATGCCGGGCAGCGCCAATCTCACCGCCGGTGTAGCGATGTTTCCAACCGCGAGCGACAAACAGCCGGCGATACTCCCCTCTGCTTTCACACAAATGTCGCCGGATTTCAAAACAACCTCGGGTTCTCTGGCCGTGCCGAACTACGAGCAGATCAATGGCAGCACTACCGTCAAGTTGACCGGCCCTCTGAAGATTGTACAGGTTCCGGTAGCCGGTCAACCAGGCCAGTACATGACCGGCCTTTTGAGCGTCCCAACACAGGCGCCACCCCCGGCTCCCCCCACCAGAGGCTTCTCGAAAAAAGTCCGCATCATAGGACTATTGATCGCCCTGGTTATCCTGCTAGCAGGTGGCACAGCGGGACTCGCCTTCGTGCGTTCGCACTCCTCGCAGCAGTCAACATCCTTGAACAGCGGTTATCCTGCCGCAAGTAGCACTCCCAACTTGCAGGCTACCACCATCGCCCAGGCAACGGCTACCGCTCAGGCAAATATTATCCTTTCAGATGCGCTTGACCAGAACTATCACAACTGGCCCATCTCAAATTCCGGCACGAAACTCTACCAGTTCAAGAATGGCGCATATCATATTACCAATCTAAGCGATCAAGGCGTTGCGGTTGTGCTGCAGGCCGGCTCATATAGCCAGCCAATCGGTTACCAGTTAACCATGCAGGAGATCAAGGGAGATGATACCTCGATTAATAACTCCTTCGGCATGATTATCCGCTATAGCCAGCAGACCAAAGGCAACCAGGTCATCAACACCTTCTATAGCTTTGAAGTCGTCAATACCAACAACGGGGAATACAGATTTTACAAGTATGACAACAGCAAGGGCCCCTCGGTCAACCCGTGGACGTTGCTCTGGCACCAACCATTTGGCAAAGAATTTCACCAGGGTCACACCTCTAAGAGCATCAATACGGTGAAAATCTTTGCTAACGGCAGCACTTTTACTTTTACTGTGAATGGTAAGGTAGTGGGAACCGCTAAAGATAGCTCGTTCAAAGCTGGCACCGTTGGTATGCTCGTCAACCTCAAAGGTACCGAAGTCGCCTTTTCCGATCTGCTGATCACCAGGAATTAA
- a CDS encoding serine/threonine-protein kinase, with product MKTEALIGKELGSSTLQRLIGHGTLGTVYLAQQSRPRRQVAVKVFVRAAALEPPLLDEFLARFQHEVDAASSLEHPHILSIHEYGQHVKLAYLVMPFVKGGTLRDRLERDSALPLSTAADYLEQLATAVDFAHSKAIIHRDIKPGNVLIASDGRLLLADFGLTNVVSEGKMASVRLAAAGMLDYMAPEQVVGKRIDSRADIYSLGVVLYHMVTGTVPFKGETLTQVAVKHLQVPPPSPRALRPDLPLEAEQVILRALAKRPGERYQHAQELASAFRLALQSSVEAQTQTGQLREQSGTYEINTQPASHKPHSLFDPQWQTGTLNVVHNGRQDTGADKALPWASHGQTGFLQEPTTSSGTGQFRMLGKTSRSATQEDRASGQALETPVKADPVSPSPDAGTTGALRLQNYEPGNTGTIKLTGPAKVVRVPVAGQPGQYVTGLLPVLPAAEPQSSPGRPAGARNRNVKVLATALLVLLLVGSGIFAFARIRSNQSPSTAQNKLHNKPMMVNQTPDIAATATADVKATAEANIILSDPLDHNIHNWLVKNTGTTLYQFQNGAYVITNNDPARGAPAILQGVTLSSPFGYALTMEEIRGDDNSINNAFGMILRATTQQKGGRTITTFYSFEVTNNPGGEYEFWKYDDSQGSKANPWQELWHQPFGKEFHEGHGPKSINTFKVFANGKSFTLTVNGKHVGTVQDGSFSSGAVGMLVNQKGTEVAFSNLLLTRN from the coding sequence ATGAAAACGGAAGCGTTGATCGGAAAGGAATTAGGCTCAAGCACACTGCAAAGACTCATTGGCCACGGCACGTTAGGCACCGTCTACCTGGCTCAGCAGAGCCGCCCGCGTCGCCAGGTTGCCGTCAAAGTGTTCGTGCGCGCAGCTGCGCTGGAACCTCCTCTCCTCGACGAATTTCTCGCGCGTTTCCAGCATGAAGTGGATGCCGCCTCTTCGCTGGAACATCCACATATTCTCTCCATCCATGAATATGGTCAACATGTTAAATTAGCATACCTGGTCATGCCGTTCGTGAAAGGTGGCACACTCCGCGACAGATTGGAACGTGATAGCGCGCTTCCCCTTTCTACAGCTGCCGATTACCTGGAGCAACTGGCAACCGCTGTAGATTTCGCTCATAGCAAGGCAATCATTCATCGTGATATCAAACCGGGCAATGTATTGATTGCGTCCGATGGCAGGCTGCTGCTTGCCGATTTCGGCTTGACCAATGTTGTATCAGAGGGCAAAATGGCCTCCGTGCGCCTGGCCGCGGCAGGAATGCTCGATTATATGGCCCCCGAGCAGGTCGTGGGCAAAAGGATAGATAGCCGCGCGGACATCTATTCGCTCGGCGTTGTGCTTTACCACATGGTTACCGGAACAGTTCCTTTTAAAGGGGAGACGTTGACACAGGTGGCCGTGAAGCATTTGCAGGTACCTCCTCCATCGCCGCGCGCCTTACGCCCGGATTTGCCGCTAGAAGCAGAACAGGTCATCTTGCGCGCGCTGGCCAAGCGCCCGGGAGAGCGCTACCAACACGCGCAGGAACTCGCCTCCGCTTTCCGCCTCGCCTTGCAATCCAGCGTTGAAGCACAAACTCAAACCGGGCAGCTCCGCGAGCAGAGCGGCACATATGAAATCAACACCCAGCCTGCATCCCATAAGCCTCACAGCCTGTTTGATCCACAGTGGCAGACGGGCACGCTTAACGTAGTACACAATGGGCGCCAGGACACAGGAGCAGATAAGGCGCTTCCATGGGCCTCGCACGGGCAAACGGGGTTCTTGCAGGAACCCACGACGAGCAGCGGAACCGGGCAGTTTCGCATGCTCGGCAAAACTTCAAGGAGCGCCACGCAAGAAGATAGGGCTTCCGGTCAGGCATTGGAGACGCCTGTGAAAGCCGATCCCGTGTCTCCTTCTCCTGACGCGGGTACGACAGGAGCCTTAAGGCTACAAAACTACGAGCCGGGCAATACCGGCACGATCAAGCTGACCGGCCCGGCCAAAGTCGTGCGCGTGCCTGTCGCGGGCCAGCCAGGTCAATATGTGACCGGACTGCTGCCGGTATTGCCTGCCGCCGAGCCACAATCATCGCCCGGCAGGCCAGCAGGTGCCAGGAATAGAAATGTAAAGGTCCTGGCAACCGCGTTGCTCGTCCTGCTCCTGGTCGGCTCCGGTATCTTCGCGTTCGCCAGGATACGTAGTAATCAGTCACCATCAACGGCTCAAAACAAATTACATAACAAACCCATGATGGTTAACCAGACGCCTGATATTGCAGCTACGGCTACCGCAGATGTGAAGGCGACTGCTGAGGCCAATATCATTCTCTCCGACCCCCTGGATCACAATATTCACAACTGGCTCGTCAAGAACACCGGAACCACACTCTATCAGTTTCAAAATGGCGCATATGTCATCACCAACAACGACCCTGCGCGGGGAGCGCCCGCTATCTTGCAGGGCGTAACTCTGAGCAGCCCGTTTGGCTATGCTTTGACGATGGAAGAAATTCGTGGCGATGACAACTCCATCAATAATGCGTTTGGCATGATCTTGCGCGCCACCACGCAGCAGAAGGGTGGCAGGACGATCACGACCTTCTATAGCTTCGAGGTCACGAATAATCCGGGCGGCGAATACGAGTTCTGGAAATACGATGACAGCCAGGGATCGAAGGCGAATCCCTGGCAAGAGCTCTGGCACCAACCATTTGGCAAAGAATTTCATGAGGGACATGGGCCAAAAAGTATCAATACCTTCAAAGTCTTCGCCAATGGCAAAAGTTTTACGTTGACAGTAAATGGGAAACACGTTGGCACCGTCCAGGATGGCTCGTTCTCCAGCGGTGCCGTTGGCATGCTCGTCAATCAGAAAGGGACAGAAGTCGCTTTCTCAAATTTGTTACTGACAAGAAACTAG
- a CDS encoding ABC transporter ATP-binding protein: MLPEQNQSMMAKPVMRQQNPFQEKISAAVVARDLVRMFGQKVAVNHLNLTVQRGEFFGFLGPNGAGKSTTIKMLTGLLRPTSGSAYVGGVDVWSDPIRARSLMGVLPEYLNLYERLTGREFLTFAGHMYGVPEADIRRRSEELLQVLTLNDDADKLIVDYSVGMRKKIALAAALIHRPQVLFLDEPFEGIDPVSSRVIRDILHDATRHGTTIFFSSHIMEVVERLSTRVGIINQGTLVAEGTLQELRDRAQEGKDATLEDIFLNVIGAREEAHNLSWLE; this comes from the coding sequence ATGCTTCCTGAGCAGAATCAATCCATGATGGCAAAGCCGGTGATGCGACAGCAAAATCCTTTTCAAGAGAAGATATCGGCTGCCGTGGTAGCGCGTGACCTTGTGCGGATGTTTGGGCAGAAGGTCGCGGTGAACCATCTCAATCTGACAGTACAGCGTGGTGAGTTTTTCGGCTTTCTGGGTCCAAATGGAGCCGGTAAATCCACCACCATCAAAATGCTGACCGGCCTTTTGCGGCCTACAAGCGGCTCCGCATACGTGGGCGGCGTCGACGTATGGAGCGACCCTATCCGGGCGCGCTCGTTGATGGGCGTCCTGCCGGAATATCTGAACCTGTATGAACGCCTGACCGGGCGCGAGTTTCTTACCTTCGCCGGACACATGTACGGGGTGCCGGAAGCCGATATCCGGCGCCGTTCGGAGGAGCTGCTGCAAGTGCTGACGCTCAATGATGATGCCGATAAGTTGATCGTCGATTACTCTGTCGGCATGCGCAAAAAGATCGCGCTGGCAGCCGCGCTCATCCATCGCCCGCAGGTACTCTTCCTCGATGAGCCATTCGAGGGCATTGATCCGGTCAGTTCGCGCGTCATTCGCGATATCCTGCACGATGCGACGCGCCATGGCACCACCATCTTTTTCTCCTCGCATATTATGGAGGTGGTGGAGCGCCTTTCCACACGCGTCGGCATTATCAACCAGGGAACGCTGGTGGCCGAAGGTACGCTGCAAGAACTGCGCGACCGGGCACAGGAGGGCAAGGATGCAACCCTCGAAGACATCTTCCTGAACGTGATTGGCGCGCGCGAAGAGGCACATAATCTAAGCTGGCTTGAATAG
- a CDS encoding YncE family protein has protein sequence MSLHHVKIYGIGIALLCLFLLSPATQLAYADGGAPNLAYVAGAGNGMSVIDISQQKVVNNFAVPGDPSMVYLSLDGRFLYIAQPALGRVTLLAAKTGQTVCTANVPGRPSLVAFDAGLNILYAAGNASNTITEIDPTNCAIKKTITTSGDVYGMAVAYVGSGISGGNGNQLWVATTTAMNVYTNSNLIASIPIPGGPQYVTIPAGEFVYLTTRNGDVYAIDLASRKPLPALLSGGQFGPMDYDAITGEVYVPDIQHKVIEVLSPITPGTTVPPHEPINTIRLGVAPQSIAITSDGQLGFIALQGGNVAMLDIPGKQIFNTIHVGGEPHFIITGLYPPAIGNSSPQQAQRLSTIIAIGAYALVIALIVIPLFLLWRYMRSSAHKKDLMRKQ, from the coding sequence ATGAGTTTGCATCATGTAAAAATATATGGGATAGGCATTGCTCTGCTGTGCTTATTTTTGCTGTCCCCCGCCACTCAGCTTGCCTATGCCGATGGGGGAGCGCCCAACCTGGCATATGTGGCAGGGGCAGGGAATGGCATGAGTGTTATCGACATCTCGCAGCAAAAAGTAGTCAATAACTTTGCTGTTCCAGGCGACCCATCCATGGTCTATTTAAGCCTGGATGGGCGTTTTCTCTATATCGCGCAGCCAGCATTGGGACGCGTTACCTTGCTCGCGGCAAAAACGGGGCAGACGGTTTGTACGGCAAATGTTCCCGGACGGCCCAGCCTGGTGGCATTCGATGCAGGCCTCAATATCCTTTACGCGGCCGGCAACGCTTCCAACACGATCACAGAAATCGACCCCACGAATTGCGCCATAAAGAAAACCATCACCACCAGCGGTGACGTCTATGGCATGGCGGTAGCCTACGTTGGCTCCGGCATCTCGGGAGGGAACGGCAACCAGCTGTGGGTAGCCACGACGACCGCCATGAATGTGTATACCAACAGCAACCTGATTGCCAGCATTCCGATCCCTGGCGGTCCGCAATATGTCACCATTCCGGCGGGAGAGTTTGTGTACCTGACAACGCGCAACGGCGATGTCTACGCCATAGACCTGGCATCGCGCAAGCCTCTGCCTGCCTTGTTGAGCGGAGGTCAGTTTGGCCCAATGGATTATGACGCGATCACAGGCGAAGTTTACGTACCCGACATACAGCACAAGGTCATTGAGGTGCTAAGCCCAATTACACCTGGCACGACTGTCCCGCCGCACGAACCGATCAACACTATTCGCCTGGGTGTTGCCCCGCAATCAATCGCCATCACAAGCGATGGGCAGCTCGGTTTTATCGCGCTGCAGGGCGGAAACGTGGCAATGCTGGACATTCCAGGCAAGCAAATCTTCAATACCATCCATGTAGGCGGCGAGCCACACTTCATCATCACAGGGCTGTATCCGCCCGCCATCGGCAACAGTAGTCCACAGCAGGCGCAGCGATTGTCAACGATCATCGCAATCGGAGCCTACGCGCTGGTCATCGCGCTCATCGTCATCCCTCTTTTCCTGCTCTGGAGATATATGCGCTCATCGGCTCATAAAAAGGACTTGATGAGGAAGCAGTAG
- a CDS encoding FixH family protein, giving the protein MRYFLETLAVLNASQIDGPTFFNFIMITLVELGAVFWMGAQLWSNFVPGLASQAHVEERSINEEVEQYFEQRLSLPTLVVLLLANIGVLIGQAVNIAGGNWADAFSLSLLGDVLGGGRFGTYWTMGEIVIVVALLLAVYMVAHKQRSRAVNNGLSLVNFFLGSLLFVAMSMSSPATGVRINLFVFAVVIDWLHLLAAALWVGGIMYIATAYLPVLKRRAPAEQSRSLATVIPYATPLVVAGVLIMAVTGPFSATFHLSSGQQFLATAYGRALLVHIVLTGLLLLASAIQIGLLSPRLKKEQKKYAYAAQRLKNLQVTGSPVGAQLIAPSEQATAAEEGNVINRGSTLQQATTAANGRETSRQNQLLAQQVRLREGRMAKKTQQLKSVLRWQPLLGAGILVCAGLMNVFVGTLAPVTTSAAPAAKNSSFNTTVKTTDKKFTITLNINPDRFGSNVFTATVTDNATGQPATNVGVSLDNTMLDMDMGTDTLTLQPDGKGHFSAAGDLSMPGDWQVRIIIHTPDGALHEATVKFTAQD; this is encoded by the coding sequence ATGAGATATTTTTTAGAGACGCTCGCCGTCCTGAATGCCAGTCAAATCGACGGCCCGACATTTTTCAACTTCATTATGATAACGCTGGTTGAGCTTGGGGCTGTCTTCTGGATGGGAGCGCAGCTGTGGTCGAATTTCGTGCCTGGACTTGCATCGCAGGCACATGTAGAGGAACGATCCATCAATGAAGAGGTGGAGCAGTATTTCGAACAGCGCCTTTCGCTGCCCACGCTCGTCGTGCTCCTGCTGGCTAATATCGGTGTGTTGATCGGGCAGGCAGTCAATATCGCGGGCGGGAACTGGGCAGATGCATTCTCCCTTTCGCTGCTTGGAGATGTCCTTGGCGGCGGGCGTTTCGGCACATACTGGACGATGGGCGAGATAGTGATTGTTGTGGCATTGCTGCTCGCAGTCTACATGGTAGCGCACAAGCAGCGCTCGCGGGCCGTCAATAACGGGCTTTCCCTGGTCAATTTTTTCCTGGGCTCGCTGCTATTCGTCGCCATGTCTATGTCAAGCCCTGCTACAGGGGTCAGAATAAACCTCTTTGTCTTTGCCGTCGTGATAGACTGGTTGCACCTGCTGGCGGCGGCGCTCTGGGTTGGTGGCATCATGTACATCGCGACCGCTTACCTGCCGGTTCTCAAACGCAGGGCGCCGGCAGAACAGTCACGCTCGCTGGCAACCGTCATTCCCTATGCCACGCCGCTGGTCGTTGCCGGAGTGCTGATTATGGCCGTCACAGGTCCTTTCAGCGCCACATTCCATCTGAGTTCCGGGCAACAATTTCTAGCGACTGCTTATGGACGCGCGCTGCTTGTCCATATCGTGCTTACGGGTTTATTACTGCTAGCCAGCGCCATTCAGATTGGCCTGCTCAGCCCGCGACTGAAAAAAGAGCAGAAGAAATACGCTTATGCTGCGCAGCGCTTAAAAAATCTGCAAGTCACCGGGTCGCCTGTAGGAGCGCAGCTGATTGCCCCATCCGAACAGGCGACAGCGGCAGAAGAGGGGAACGTAATAAATCGAGGTAGTACGTTACAGCAGGCCACAACCGCAGCCAATGGCCGGGAAACTTCGCGCCAGAATCAATTGCTTGCTCAACAGGTGAGATTGCGCGAAGGACGGATGGCGAAGAAAACTCAACAACTGAAATCGGTCCTGCGCTGGCAGCCACTGCTGGGCGCAGGTATACTGGTATGCGCCGGGCTGATGAATGTCTTTGTTGGTACGCTTGCTCCGGTTACAACCTCCGCGGCCCCGGCGGCGAAAAATTCGTCGTTCAATACCACAGTGAAAACAACCGATAAGAAATTTACTATCACGCTCAACATCAATCCTGATCGCTTCGGCTCCAACGTCTTCACAGCGACGGTTACTGACAATGCAACGGGTCAGCCTGCTACAAATGTCGGGGTTTCGCTTGACAACACCATGCTCGATATGGATATGGGGACCGATACGCTTACTCTACAACCCGATGGGAAAGGGCATTTCAGTGCCGCCGGGGATTTAAGTATGCCGGGCGACTGGCAGGTGAGGATAATAATACATACGCCCGATGGCGCATTGCACGAGGCGACGGTCAAATTTACCGCGCAAGATTGA
- a CDS encoding response regulator transcription factor codes for MGAEAGIQAPIRVLLADDHDILRQGLKMLLSLQKDLQVVGEARTGREAVALAQELQPDVIVLDISMPDMDGLEACRRIRSEQPATQVLILTMHESEEYFLQALRMGAAGYLVKKAAPGDLQMAISAVARGDAFLYPGLARALIHAYVTASPAGLNDQNRDVANPAATNLAQELRTLTPREIEVLKLVAEGHTNQEIADRLVLSIKTVQAHRANVMEKLGLRDITHLVRFAIRHKLIPAAP; via the coding sequence ATGGGCGCTGAAGCAGGGATTCAAGCTCCAATTCGCGTGTTGCTCGCCGACGATCATGATATCCTGCGCCAGGGACTCAAGATGCTGCTCAGCCTGCAAAAGGATTTGCAGGTCGTGGGTGAGGCACGTACCGGGCGGGAAGCGGTAGCACTGGCGCAAGAACTGCAACCGGATGTCATCGTGCTGGATATCAGCATGCCCGACATGGACGGCCTTGAGGCATGCCGGCGAATTCGCAGCGAGCAGCCGGCCACGCAGGTGCTGATTCTGACTATGCACGAAAGCGAGGAATATTTTTTGCAGGCGCTGCGGATGGGCGCAGCTGGCTATCTAGTCAAGAAGGCCGCGCCCGGCGACTTGCAGATGGCTATTTCCGCCGTGGCTCGCGGGGATGCGTTCCTGTACCCCGGATTGGCCAGGGCCCTCATTCATGCCTATGTTACAGCATCTCCAGCGGGGCTAAACGACCAGAATAGAGATGTTGCGAACCCCGCAGCAACGAACCTTGCTCAGGAACTGCGAACGCTGACTCCGCGCGAAATAGAGGTGCTGAAGCTGGTAGCGGAAGGGCATACCAATCAAGAAATTGCCGACCGGCTGGTGCTGAGCATCAAGACCGTGCAGGCGCACCGCGCGAACGTCATGGAAAAGCTGGGGTTGCGCGACATAACGCACCTGGTGCGCTTCGCCATCCGGCATAAACTTATACCGGCCGCTCCCTGA